In Corylus avellana chromosome ca8, CavTom2PMs-1.0, the genomic stretch ACAGCGATATGCTGCAGCATTTGCAGAGCAAAGACGTTGCTACACGCTCTTAAAATCTTTTCAGGCAAGCAGTCTAATAAATATGCAGCAATTAGTCCTTATTCTATTGGCAACATCAAACAGTTATGATAGGTTGAAgaaacttttgttcttttgttcttttctttttcttttcctggtGTTGATTTGGAAGGAGCTGGTGAAAAAGTAACTCTACAGGTTACTATTAATACTAAAGAACCCAAGACCCAGTATTTTGAGACCTTACAGGGACGCATCGTTAATCGTTATACTTGACTTCTCTTGCAATTCTGTTgaaaatatatcacaaaaacAATTGTTTGGTTAAACAGAAGGTTTCTTCATATAGCATGGGCCATAATTTATAACTGAATTTCTGTGAATTGACCTATAACAATACTTCATTAGCTCCGGGTTAGATGTTAATAGTTATGTACTATTGTTTTGTCACCATTAGTACCTTCACTAGTTTCCAAGACAGAACCACGTTGGAGCTTGAGGGGGTGTTTAGTTTTGTCCCCCATAACCCAAAATTTTGGTTCCGCCCCTACTAGTTTAGATCCGATACTATTTGTTAGTATTCTGGTTGGGGCCTATTTTAATTGTCCTACTCTATCTACTATTGTTTGTAATCACTCTGAGATCACTGATTCACTGGCATGACTTAATCAAATCTTTGAATTTCCAGGAGGAATGTGCAAGGAATGAGAAACTTCGGTGCCAAAGTTCTATCTAGAAACATTACTTCCAGGTGTCAGCATGCAATTGATTTGAGTGCTTACCTACTGAATCAAGAAAGAGATCTAGTAATTGGTATTGCctctcaatctttttattttttttatttttttattttggcacTTTGTAGCTCTGTAGTTTTACCTTTATTTCTGAAGTTGGCTATATTATTTATTAGGGCATAATATTTCTACTGCTTActcagaaataaataaattgtaaaaacGAAAGCTTAGTTCAGCAATTCAACTTTTCCCCGTACTGATCACAATTATTCCTGAATATAGAGTAAGATTCTTCCCATCCCTCTTTACACAGACAATTCAGCAGCCTTACATTTTGTTTATATCTACACATGTATATGCGACTGCTTATTGCGCTCTGATTAACGGAGTAACGCTAGAAGTCCCCcttgtgtccctccaagaatgatgtggcttttaaaatcactattgagctTATGATTGaccaatattaaattttgaccaaATGGTAATTGTAAGAGCtacatcatttttggaggggCATAAAagagacttttaaaattactcttaattagCGACCAAAATGAAGCTCtttaaacaaagaatgaagGAGCTCTTATTTGATGTTTTTTAAACCATTTGCTCACTGAGCCacccaaaacttgttcattaCTATTTTTTACATGCTCCTCTCTCTCATAGCTCTTATTTCGTACATACTCTCATTAGGAGTGCTAGCCTATAACCCGCGACATGTGCGGGTGATTGCAAATTAGATATTTGCACAAACTGACAAAAGCACATATATGTAAAAAGTAATAGATAATTTACAAATTAGATAaagaagggaaaattacagtttactctCCTAAAGTTAACAGtgtttcaattcgaacacttgagtttcaatttttgcaattcaccctcacgaagttccaatttttttaattcgaccaatattatcccaaaattttcatattgcccataaattttattttttatgaaaaaaaaaaaaaaaattgggggtgcaaaaatggccagatggccaaaggggtgatTGTGGCagccctgaattttttttttaaaaaaaaaaaaaaatagaggcaatatggaaagttttggatacaattggccaaattgcaaaaatttgaaactttggggaggtggattgcaaaatttgaaactttggtattcgaattgaaaaacgttgtcaactttgagggggtaaactgtaattttctcgataaagaaaaatttgagtTATTTGATCAAAATGCAACCGACAATTTATCAAGTTTATAAGCATGATGTTTATGTACCTAAAAACAGAAAACTGACATCTGTTTGAATTCCAattcaaccaaaaaagaaaaataggagTGCATTTTAAAACATCATTGAACCATATCAATTAATGTAAATTTGTTCTTGAAACTTTTTGTTTCTCAATTTCTATTGTTTAGTAGCTTGCTGTTGTTTGTAAACCAATTTGAGCAGGCTTTcatcattattatgaaaaagGGTGATGATTTGTTGTGTTTTATTATGCGTTTGTGCTTAAAACCTTGACTTACAAAATAATTTGCAataaacacaacacaaaatgaatttaaaaaagaagtcTTAAACACTGAAGACTTACTCAGCGTAGAGGGTGGTGAGGAAGAACAGAAGAATAGAGAGATAATGAGAATTTTTATTTGCTATTTGCGGAGTTTGAAGTATGTGGGAAGAAAAATGTAAGGATTATTTGATGTATTGTATGCAACGTTTCAGTGGTTAACTTAAACGCGCGTTTTATACTGAAAAGTGATACTTCTCAATTGTCAGCAAAATTAAAACGCCACATGTTGCAATGTTAGACTCTCCTCTTTATTAaatcctcttatatatatatatatatacatatatatatatatatatatatatatatataggatgcaACGGGAGAGATGATAGACCAGAAAGAGCGAGAAGTGCCACTGTTAGGTGTACTTCCCCAATATGCCAAAAGCTCCAGAGCTAACTAGGCTAGCCTAGTCTAGCGCTTGTACTCCAAATTGGGCCCACTAGGATTATAGCAATTCACCACATTTCTTTAATGATGTTCATGGCTACTCATTCTATGACGGTTTTTACTGTGAATCTGGTACTTTTGTGGCGGCTTCACTCAGGCACTAAGTAGCCTTTTTATAGATTGCCCTTTCCGAGATTTGAAAACATGACGTGGTGCCTACTTTAATACCAAATGTCCAAATATTAGGTACCTAATCAATACGTCAAAAGCCCCAGAGCTACCAAGTTCATAACAATGTTAGGCACCTAACTTATACGCCAAAAGCTCTTGAGCTAATGGAATGCATAAAATCAAGTCCTTAAACTTATTCCATACTAAGCAAACTCAATCTACTACATATACTCCGCTTTTGTGCCAACGTTCACAGCGGCTTGTTTATGGTGGCTTTCATTCTGAATCTAGTAACCTTTTTTACTTTCAAGGTGGTTTCACTAAGACACCAAATAGCCTTTTTCATAGGCCGTCTCCTCCTAGATTCAAACTCGTGACATGGTGTCTGCTTTGATGCCAAATGTTAAAGTACAGCCTTTAGAGTTAATGAAACACGAAAAGTTAGACCCTTAAACCTATCGTATACTAGATTGACCTATATAACTCAAATTAGGCCTCCGAGAATGATATCAATCAAGAAAGATTGGAAGTATTGGAAGTATGGGAATTTGGAAGTATGCTATAAGTGATTGAGAAGTGATGGTCATattcaaagagaaaagaaaagagggaagCTTCATCAATTTTGATGGGACAAGTCTTATCACAATTTGTCTTCATTATATGTAGTAAGATAAAAAGCAATAATTTATCCTATTTTGAAAGGGAGAGAGCAGGTGACAATGCTTTGGCCTCAGCACTAATGAAACAACAGCACCCATCCACATTCATGTTGATGCAAATGCCCCATGGCcatcaattaggaaaaaaaaaagccccatGGCCATGGATTTCTTCCTAAAGACAAGTTTGGGTGGGCCATACTCAATTTTCATGCATCTTTGTCTCCaataaaagatatttttatACTCCATGATTGAGTtcatatcctctctctctctccttttcagtttccattttcatttatatcGATTATGATCTTTTTCTTaagttgtcaaaaaaaaaaaaaaaaaaaaaaaactgcatttCTAAGCCTCACTGATTGGAATCATCTATATCTATTTTACGGTTAACAAATCGTAACAAATATCTCATTTCGTTGAAATGACGGTGTCAATCTACtcttgattattattatattttttaacaataattgatTCATAGGTAGATTGACACTACCATGTCAGCAGGGATGGAACCACCCACGGCCCCTCCAAGCCATAAGGTGgtctccaaaaaaaattttatcttaCAAGTATCTATTATTATGATATGAGAGTGTCAATctacacttttatttatttatttccttaacAATGGTTGATCTAAAGGTAAATAATTGGCATTGTTACGTCATCACATAGAAATAATGGTGAGGGTATTGGTGTGAGAAAAATGTTACGGTTCCTCTTGGTGTACGTTTTCTTGGTGTTCTCATGATCCTACGtagatattgttttctaaaacaacataaaaaataaaataaaataaaaaaatttaccacACCGATCCCTCATatgttttttagaaaagaatatCCACATAGGATGaggagaacacaaaaaaaaactgtaacatttctcttgatgtagtatatagtatttactcatttaccattaaatatgtaaaatctAAATCAAACTATGAGATAAATTATttctatttcacttgaaattgagagcATATATTCCTCAATGATTGGGCCAAGAAAGGGccccatttaaatttttttttttttttttttacttttacaaTAATTAAGAAAGGGCcccatttaaattttgaatttgcaAAACTAGTAATTTATTTGATCGCCgggaaaatagagagaattgGAGTTTTCCTTGTCTCCATTTCCTTTAGCTGACAAACAATGTACAGGAACATAAAAAgatatgtttattttaattaaattcaattttctttattttttttttttattttttttgtctggtACGACCACATAAAACAAGTATAGAGACacagaagaaacaaaagaatgtcTGTTTCATAGAGATTCATATGTGGACAGAGCTCCGTTTGTATTTTAGCTGAGAGATTTTCTTTGTACTTTATTGGATTGGATTTGATGCAACTTGTAATTAAGTACACGCAACTGACACCACAgatagacagagagagagagagagagccagaAATTTTGATGGGAAGAAGCCAAATCATTTTTTGGAGGGACTTGtccaagttttattttcattgccAACCCaaaatatatgaattatttagatattatatattatatattatatattgtatacaaTGTTCACTtgacaaatttaatttttggagtttgttaatgtgttttaagactactttttttttttttttttttaattagaaaaaatgttatgtgatataaaggtgaaataGCAGTACTACATATTTATCTTCTATCTTAATCTCATACTATTGAGTTGATGTGACAGTGCAcatcaacccttagatcaacttttattaaaaaacaaacaaaattttaaggggTGCCCACTAGCCCAATAGTTGGTTCGGTTTATGACCAATGTCCAAGTAATAAAGTTCAAAAGACtacattttgcttttattcACTTGATGAGTTTACAATATAAAAGGCTCTATTTACAAAGCTTACCGATGAAATATAATCCTAATAAGATCTCTTAATTTAGGAAGGTAATACAATTCTCATCAAATCTCTAAGTTTAGGGTAATCTAAATATACTTTAACATCCCATCAAACTCAAAGCAAAATGTTTCTTAAAACTTAGTTtgaaaagatttatttttcttggagaTGGCAGGGCGGTGGCAGAGGCCGAAAACTTGTTGTATTCAtgaggccaactatgggccttAAATAGGCATGAGTTTTAAACAATATCACAAAAGCCAAAACATGGGCCAATAAATGGCCAAGATGAGAGATAAGAAATGGCTAAGATAATTAACAATAgcgaaaataaataaaagagaataaagACACAAGAATTTTACATGGTTTAATCTATAAACTACGTCCACATGATAAAGCTCAAATGACTACACTTTGCTCTTATTTACTTTTATGAGTTTACATTACAAAAGGCTATATTTATAAAGCTTATAGATGAAATATAATCCTAgtaaaattctttaatttatggtgaTTCAATCTCATCAAATCCTTAAAGTTTGGCTGATCTAATCTTTATCAATGGTAAGACAATCCtcatcaaatccctaactttaggGTAATGCAAATATACTCTAATAGTAAGATCTGAGAATAGTATTTAGAATAACTTAAGagtaaaaattgtgttatgtctTTATAAGTGTTTTGTGCTTTGAGTTGCTAGTTAGTGttattgttttgaaaatatgaaacaaaattttgcATGAACATAGGCATACTTAGTTCtaacttaaatattttaatttaagaagAAATTCTTTGATCATTGGGGGGGGGTCGATCATCCTACCCTACTTGTACGAAAGGCTATCGAGTCCATTCAAGAATACAAAAATGCACAAGTAAAGTTAAAAGAGAAGGAAGTCAGGGAAGTCAGAGAAACAGTGGTTTGCCATTACTAGAAGGCTCCTAAGTTAGAGAAATAGTGGTTTGCCATTACTAGAAGGCTCCTTGGGGGGTCGTTGTTGGGAAACCCTACATGTACAAAAGGCTATTGAGTTCAAGAATACAAAGATGCACAAGTAAACATGCAAGAGAAGGAAGTAAGAGGAACAATGGTTTGTCATTATTGGAAGGCTCCTTTAGATGGACTAGTGAAAGTAAATTAGGATGTTGCAGTAAATATACATACTAAGGAGATATGATGGGCATAGGAGTGATCGTAATTGATTCTACAGGTGAGGTGTAGCTAATATTACTGGTCTAGTTGTTGCTGAATCTATTGTTGCTTTAAGGGCAATAGTTATATCATGTCTAACAGGAAGTAAACGAAGCAGCTCATAAGTTAGCAAAGAGTACACTCTCCGCTATAGAAGAAGTGATCCATATAGAGGAAGCCACTCAGTGTGTTATGATATTGTAATGATTGAACACTTtgttcaaaataattttcagtGATGAATGGAATGACATAatggttttaatatatatagtttaataactaatattttaatCTAAATTTCTAATTTGATCAACACATTCTTATTATAGCAAGAATTTGATTGGTAAGGAAATACTCTTATTTAaaattcagagaaaaaaaaaaactcaaggaGTCAAGATTGATAAATGACATTAATGGGGATGTTCATTTCTAGAATTGTTAATGCAGGCAAATTAAACatactttaaaataaataaatgtatataATGTGTACATATATTTATTCCCCCAAAatcttctttttagttttatatataataattatgtaTACTATATTATATGTACAAAGCTGTTTTCAAAATAttgaatcaaaatattaaataaaaataaaagtctaGTGTTGTGcttttcttttgaaatgaacctatatatatattatgatgatATTTCTATAATAAACTTGTTGTTCATGATAGGACTGTCTGAgctgaaattaaaaataaaactaaaaataaaatttggaaatttggaaatttttaaaagagaacGTGTTGTCCTTTTAATATAGTTCCCTGTTATGCAACAAGAAGTACTTACATGCTgtgttgatgatgatgacattatatatatatacacatacatatatacatcatATGATGTTGTTTGTTTGCTGTAATTATTCCTGAAATTTGTATTGGGGTGCAGATATTCGTTggatatgtgtttttttttgacatgtaatgaaaaaggtgTTAGCTAGGGTTAAGAAACCCTAGACATGGTTGCAACTTGCAATGATGTCTTTCTTTACCTTTGCTCTGACTTTCTTGTCTGTCTGCGATTCCAtatcttcatttctttttcacacgtgtcatttttatttatttatttatctatttattctctgtatttttcttgtagTTTCTAGCTACTTTGTTGATGTCATTTCGTgtataaatgttgatttttgtGTAAATTATTTACTAATTTATTTCCTTATCAAACGTCGCTTGCCTTACAAATAATTATGGCATCTAATTATTATTTACATACATTGCATCATCAATTAtcttaaattaatattcaaactcataaaaaaattaatatatttaattattttgtcctTCATATATAGTCTTGTCCAAATTCTAGATcactatcaattaattaattaattaattgcaaaaccatggtagaaagaaataaagaaacaagaCTTTGCATGATATATAACAACAAAAGGATGAAAAGGGGTTCagagagaaaagacaaaaagagaGAACTCTTGAGAtatagattttgtttatttattattattattattattattattatttttaatttaattctttattttagtAAGCCATTCGAGATGCTTGGGAACCTAAAAAAGTACTTGTACTGCTCAAGAGAAACGAAACATAAACAataatactttattttattttaggaatAATGCTACGGTTCTCCAGATCGATgtcttttattattttcctgGTTGTTTATGCTTTTCTTCACCTGATGGACTGATGGggtaagttgttttttttttttttaaaaaaaaaaaaagaaaacaatatctATGTACGTAAGATCAGAAGAACACTAGAAGGAACcgttgcttttttatttttttatttttttatttttttttgtgtaggtaagaattaaggtattttttttggtatatatataaagtaccTACGAAAGCCCCAGCGTTTTCAAAGGTATTAAATATAAACCAGtatatttgaattaattaattaagagagcACAAGCATATATAAACTGATTAATTAAATGCATATGATGAGttgttataattaatttaatctgcAATATTGGGGGGAGGACCCAGAAAGCCAACATATTTTGGAGTACTTGTTGGCATTCTAATACAAGGCATCTAATATGGGATCATATATGCTTCATTATACTTCTAGCCCTACCAAATTTAATtatacattaaattaaatgatctACTATATATAGTAAACAACCGACcactttttatttcttttttttcggataagtgataatttattaaaaaaaaaaacaaaataacagttAAATCACCGTTAATTAATACTTTAGAATTTCTCTTCACGTGTAGAATCAGATTGacaatatgtaaaatattttagttGAAAACTAGGGGTAAACTATAAAGTAACAAAGGTTCGAAACTCGGCTcgaataccatgttaaatcatcaattaattGTTGCAAAACTTAAGTTCCGCTTGAATtagcgatttaaaaataacaatttacaatctgtgatttgaaaatgcgatttttaaaaacacaattaagtATTTGCTAAGATcacagtttaacctttaaaatcgtgttttctttttttctttttcttttttacacaCATCATTGCTTGTAATTTGACAATGCagatttttctatattttcattGTTATTAGTATAAGGATCGGTATTCTCCGGAATATCAGTAAAAATCACAACACGTTTGGCTTTTCTTGCCCACCAGAGCCGTAGCGAAAGCGAGTCTTCCTAGGGTAATTATTACTGCTTATGGAACCGAACTTGGGTGATCTATCCATGACCACTCCCTTTGACAGCATCCACTAATTCGCAACTTATCTTGAAAGCCATATTTCTACCCGAGCTTTTTCAGGATGCCTCTAATAACCAACGAATGGGGAATCGTTCATGAATTCAAATTCACAGTCAATAGTAGTTAATGGTTCAAATTTATCCTAAAGCACGATCTTTTGAAAGTACTCTCAAATGATACATTAATTTTCTATGATCttggtttaaaattgtaattttgtgtACGAAACAGCAATGTCAAATGCACTCTTAAACTCatacaaaatgataaatttaatcattaacttaattaatacatcaacaaaaactaaaacattAGCTCAAAAAAAAACCGAAATTAATTAGGCAGCTAGTAATTAAATCAACCAGATTCAAAGATAGCCAATATTTCCACACAAGAACATTTTTGTCAACACACTCTCATGCATGCACGCAACTTCAGCATTTTAAGTTCGTAGAATCGAAAGGGCATTCTCGAGATTTTTGGCCTTCAAACCAATATACTCTTTCACCGCCACAGAGCGGTAACGAGGAATTATATTATCTTCCCCGGAATTCAAACCCTTATACAACGGCGAAACGACGTAGTCCGTCGGCGGGCTGTAAAAGTAGGCGACGGAAAATCGCTGCCGGCTGCCGTTGACCACGACGCGGTGAAGGGCGTTGGGAAATCGAGCATTCGAGAGAATATGCAGAATATCGCCGATGTTGACCACAAATGCGCCGGCGACCGGCGGAATGAGAACCCATCCGAGCCCCGGTTTGAAGACTTGGAGGCCGTTTGTTTCGCTTTGGTGGAGGATGGTGAGGAGGGAGGTGTCGGTGTGCGGGGCTAGACCCATGGCTTGGTTCGGGTCGGGGCAGGAGGGGTAGGAGTTTAGCTGTAGAGCTGTGGAGGCGgttgatggtggtggtggtgatccGCCGGAGCCGGTGGTTGAAGCCAGCCAACTTATTTCTTCGGCGGAGATTTTCAGGGAGTCGAAGATTAGGCGGGTGAGTCGCTCGGCTAGACCCTTCATATCCTTCTGATAATTTTCCATTGCATCactgcaaattaattaaacttggagtcaataaaaagataaagataaagaaaataacttaatttaattaatttccaaaaaaaagaaaaaagaaaaaagataattaattaagagggGATTAATCATTAATGCCTAAGCACATGTGGTTTGGATTATTCTTGGGATATATGAGTCAACAAGAAATGCCTAGCTAGGCACTAGTATCTCAAACTTGGTTTTTTTAGAGTctgaaaaatacttttttaattaCCCTCTAGCTGTTGGGCACAAGAGAATGTGTGAGATCTTGTAAATATTAACGTTTGAGATTTCAAATTATAATGCTAATTTTCAACGACTGATGTGTTAAGTGTTGCGTatgtaaatttgtaaaaaaattatagtaaaaactgTGTCCACCAGCACCGTCTTTTGATTGATCATGGTGATCCAcatgcatgttatatatatatatatatatggcatgtCCTATCAAAGGGGCCATACATGAATACCTACCTAAATGAATTATGTGTGCTCTTGGGTCCTCCAACGTGATATCCACCATATAATTCGCATCAAACAATGCGGGCCAAAAACACCTTTGTTGACTACTAACTTTCCCccccctcccctttttttttttgtttttttttgtttttttgtttttttctttcctttttatgaaaagaaaaaagaaaaaaaactttgctTCCGAACAAATtcaagaataaaagaaaagcagCTTTGATATATGAAACAGTCCACGTGCATGGAAGTGCATGgagttaattaattaccaaaacCGTTCATGGTCATGGGGCCAAAGTTCCCTAACATGATCGGCCGGAGACCCCATGATTGTGAACCCTTCATGCCACATGTACTTTGAGAAGAACGGCGTTATCCGAGCAACGCCATATCCGGTGGCCCCGCACGGCGTCCGGAGGGCCTTCAACTTTTGTCGGGTCGGCAGGGCGAAGAACCGTCCAGCCTCGTACTCAACCTCCTCTATATGACTCAACAATACTCCATGGTTCACCAACTGAAAAACACCCCACGTCTCGCATGCCTGCACTATAAGCTCGGGCGCATTGGGGTCACCGAGGTCGATGACGGGCACCGGCGACGACGACAACTCTCCGAACGAGAAATCGTTGGAGGATTCCGGCCGCCACACATGCGAGTCGGGCATGGTCCGCACGGCGGAAAAGTCGAGCGGGGCGATATGGTGGAGGTGGAGAGGGTGGTCTCTATAGACCTCGGAGAGGGTACTCATGTTTAGTTTGTAAGTTGGAAGTGAAGAAATGATGAGCAAATGGATTTTGCAAGAAGATGATAATCAGAGATTAATGGGATTTTGTAAAAGTGATAAGAGTTGGGAGAGGGTGGCTGTTGGATGATGTTGTGTCTTTTGTGGGTTTTGGATTGAATATTTATGGGAATATGTATGAATACGACAAAGGATGGAACAAACAAAACCAGAAAGTTGTGGCATCTCAAAGACTTAAAATAACAGTTTCTTTGTTCCATGATAAGGGGGAcctcttttttctattctttttgcttttgtggACGAAGGACGACATCCCCCTCTTCATCCACTGGTTGGAAAAATTCATACCACAAGATAAGATTCAGCTACCAATCGACGACCCAGATTCTATCCTACTTAAACGCCCCTTCACGTGTCGACtcaaatttcctttttaataggCCGGTGATCAAACCCGTCAACTCATAAAATATATTGAAACAAATGGTGAATTGGCAGAAACAGTGTTCGAATTCAGAACCTGATTAGCATGCTTCTGATATTTAATCTATCCTACTTGAACGCCCCTTCACGTGTCcactcaatttttttccttaataggCCGATGAGACCCGCCAACCCATAGAAtatattgaaatgaatgatGAATTGACAGAGACAATATTCGAATTCAGGACTGATCAGTCTGcttctaatatttaatttatagtctAGAAGGATTAATTCCAAAGCAAGAGTCGACGACCGAGTTTTTAGAAAATGCACAGCAAATTTTGGTGTGATTCATTAGTCTCAAGAGAGTTTGTCGGTCGGTAGAGGTCGAGGTACAAAATGTCTATGCGTAGATTTTAAAAACATGTCAAATATATCGGTTGCTTCTATGGAAATTCTTTATCGATCATGGGCTTTCTAATAATTACTATGTGGAAAACGTATAAGACGATGAAAATAACATGCACTTTGTgttctcaactattttttttttgctttccatTTTCTacagtttaaatttgaagcgtGTCGGCCTTAGAAGTACTACAGTTTTTAGTACAAACccttaatttataaattaacatGGCAGTTCATATATGGCACATATGATCATGTGATCAaccactaaacaattaa encodes the following:
- the LOC132190369 gene encoding gibberellin 3-beta-dioxygenase 1-like → MSTLSEVYRDHPLHLHHIAPLDFSAVRTMPDSHVWRPESSNDFSFGELSSSPVPVIDLGDPNAPELIVQACETWGVFQLVNHGVLLSHIEEVEYEAGRFFALPTRQKLKALRTPCGATGYGVARITPFFSKYMWHEGFTIMGSPADHVRELWPHDHERFCDAMENYQKDMKGLAERLTRLIFDSLKISAEEISWLASTTGSGGSPPPPSTASTALQLNSYPSCPDPNQAMGLAPHTDTSLLTILHQSETNGLQVFKPGLGWVLIPPVAGAFVVNIGDILHILSNARFPNALHRVVVNGSRQRFSVAYFYSPPTDYVVSPLYKGLNSGEDNIIPRYRSVAVKEYIGLKAKNLENALSILRT